ACCTTGCTGATGATTTGCCGGATTTTTGACAAATGCCGGTCTCTGAAAACCTCCGCAGTGTCCCCGACCTGGCACACTGTGGCCGCCGCTTGTAGCGCTAATTCGGAGGGCAACGTGGCAAACTGATTCTCCAGGCGTTTCAAAAGCTCCGGAGCATATTTTGCTATGGTGACATCGCAAAGAGCCTTGATGCGTATAATCGACGCACGCATTGTTTTGGATGTTTGAGTGTTTTCACTAAGCTGCCTGGTTCTGATCAGTTCGGCTATATTCTCCAAATTTTGGAGAGAGGCGCTCAACTGCCGGGTATCTAATACCTCGGGCGGCGATGCGGATTTGATGTTTTTCAAGACGACTGCAGCAAGCTCTTCCGGAGTATTTTCAAGGGGGGAATGGGCGTTTTCATCGCATTGTTTGTACAAAGCTTGCAAGCGTATTAAATCAAGAGAGTAAGAAGGGATCATAATACTATTTTTTTTGTTATTAAAAATTAAATTGTATTATTAACTTTTGTAAAAGTCAATTGTAAAATTATTTAGTTTGCTGTTTTTTTTGTCGTTTAAAGCGGATAATCTTGAAAGATTGTTTTGTTATAACGAATGCCTATCAAAAATTGGGGTTTTGGTTCTTTTGAGACTGCAAACGGATTTGGCTTCTGTCGATTTTGAACTTCTTGTCAAAGATACACTGAGAAGGCTTTGGCTTCTTTGGTGTCTTATATATAAATTATTTCAAAATGTAGTTTTGGGCGGAGAGGGCAGGCTCGTTTTCATTTTTTATGAAAAGTAGCGGCTCACGAGGTTTACCAAGTGCGCGTGGTCTATCAGCGAGCCAACTTCCCTCGCGCCGTGCATGGAAAGCTGGGGGCATCCCAGGTCGATCAGCTCGAATCCGGATGCGGCGGCCTGAACAGGCCCGATCGTCGAACCGCACGGAATGTCATTGCGGGAGACAAATTCCTGAAACGGAATGCCGGAGGTGAGGCACATCCGCTTGATGTGGGCGGCTAAATTACCCGATGTCGCATAGCGCATCTTGGCGTTGTACTTAATCACCACGCCGCCACCCAGCCTGACGCCATGGCGCATGTCATGCTTCTCCGGGAAATTCGGGTGAGTGGCGTGTGCTTCGTCGATGGAAAGGCCGAAGGTGGAGTGGCGCAGCCTTGAGACCCAGTCGGAGCTGAGAGACAGTGAGAGCCTGATGCGCTCTAAAATTTCCACAAACAGCGTCGAACCAGCCCCTTCCGCAGTTTCGGATCCGATCTCTTCATGGTTCCAGAAAATGGCCATGCCAAGCGATTCGCTCTCAGGAACACCCTTCGTAAATCCTGTCAACAGGCTGAAGGCGCTGCCTAAGTTATCGATGCGCGCCGAGGCGAAGAGATCGTGGTCAAATCCGATAAGCCGAGCCCTCTCCAACGGGTAGATCACAAGGTCGTGGGATAAGATAGGCGGCAAGGAGAAAATTTTGGAAATGCTCTCGAGCAAGTTAAACTGATCACCGAGAGAAGCCGATGCCAGCAGATAGAGGTGGTTTTCCGGGTTTAGCCCAAATCCCTTCTCATTACACTCACGGTCCAAATGGATCGCAAGATGCGGGATGATGAGAGGATAGTCGCTAAGATCAATCAGTTTAGATGTAATGATTCCATCTTGATCATAATAGACCTTGCCCGCCACGCCAAACTCGCGGTTTAAAAAAGAAGAAAGCACAGGAGATCCGTAGATTTCGGCTGCGATCAGGGCGTTCGATCCTTTGGAAAAGGAGGGTTTGGGTTTCAGCTTCAGAGTTGGGCTATCGACGTGGCAGGCGGCGAAAAGCAGTCGGGCGGGTTCTTTTTCCGGCAGCTTAAAGGCGATGACTGTCCCCCCCTTTTCGACGAAGTAACGGCCTCCATACGAGACGGTGAAAGAGTCGGCAAGGTTGAGGGGAATGTAGTTCTCAGCCGTAAGCGCTTTCTTGATTTTATCCGCAACATGCCAGGGGCTTTTTCCTTCATCCAAAAACCTGAAGAGAGCGTCTTTCATGGGAATGCCTTCCTTTAAGAGTCTGTTCCGATTGTAGCTTTTCTCTCAAGAGGGGTCAATCAATTCGAGGCTTGGGCGCCAACCTGCAATCTTTCACTCTTGGGGAGCTCTCTCCTGGATAAAACCAAATTTGGCGACACTTTCGGGGTAAAACGCTTGCGCTTTGGAGATTGCATCTTCAAAATCGGAACTCTCTCCATCCACTTGCAGCATAACGGGGTTTTTTGCCCTTAGGCATTTTGCATAGGATCTGTCGTAGTAATCGAGAAGAAGTAAAACGGCTTCCCTCCATCGATCTTTCATTGCCAGCTCGATAATGGTGCGCGTCTTAAGCCCTCCCAGTTTTTTTTGAATTCTGAGAACGGCCTCTTCAAACTGCTCAGTCGAGATGGGGCTGTAGGCGGCCAGCAGCCTGTCAATTCGCTCTTCTATGTCCCTTTCCAGGGCAAAGAGAGGTGATTTTTGCATCTGGTCATAGAGCGTATCGGGAATTTTGAGCGGTCCGATCATACGGCTCTCGTCCTCGATCCAGATGGGTTTCTCCCTGTCGAAAAGGAATAGGTTTTCGGCAAGGTAATTCTCAAATTGCTCCTGGGTTGGCGATATTCCCATGCGGATATGGCCGAATACGCTACCGCGGTGTGAAGCGATCTCCTCGAGGTCAAGCACCTGCTCGCCCCTCTGCTTGAGCGCCTGCAGGAAATCGGTTTTGCCCGAACCTGTTTTTCCTCCGACGACAATCAGCCGAAAAGGCGTTTCTAAGAGGTTTCTACAAAATCTTCGATAGGCTTTATACCCGCCCTTGAGGGTGAACACTTCGATTCCCAATCTGGCGACGAGGTCGGCAACGCTGCCGCTGCGCATTCCGCCTCGGAAGCAGTAGAGCTTGAGCCCTCCGCCCTTGGTAAGAGCTTCCAGCTCCTGGATCATTCCGCTCAGCTTAGGTCCCACAAATGATAGTCCCAGGTGGAACGCCGCCCTCATCCCTGCCTGCTTGTAGAGGGTTCCGACAGCACTTCGTTCCGCGTCGGAAAACAGGGGAATGTTATGGGCCCCTCTGATGTGACCGGAGAGAAACTCTAGCGGGCTTCTGACATCGGCAAGAGGGGCTTTGACTTTAAGAAAAGAAGCCGGATCGAGCGGGATCACGCATCCGATCCTTGAACCGGTCTGATCACTTCGAGTCCGCCCAGATAGCTTCTCAAAACTTCAGGCACCGTTACGCTTCCATCGCTGTTTTGGTTGTTTTCAAGCAAAGCGACCATCAGGCGGCTTGTCGCAAGCCCCGAACCATTTAGGGTGTGTACGAACTCGGGCTTATCCTTCCCTCGTCTGAATCGGATATTGGATCTTCTGGCCTGGTAGTCGGTGCAGTTTGAGATCGAGGAGACTTCATAGTAGCGGTCTTGTCCCGGCAGCCACACCTCCACGTCGATTGTTTTGGCCGAAGCAAACGACATGTCCCCGGTGACCAAGAGAGTATTGCGGTAATGGAGCTTAAGACCCTGCAATATCTCTTCGGCGCTTTGTACCATCGATTCAAAAAGAGCCGGGCTGTCTTCCGGTTTTGAAAAGCAGAACATTTCCACTTTGTTGAATTGGTGAGTCCTGATCAGGCCTCTCTCCTGCTTTCCAGCGGCTCCTGCCTCTCTTCTGAAGCAAGGAGTGTAGGCGGCGTAGCGCAAGGGGAGCTCTTCTTCTTTGAGAATCTCATCTTGATGCAGTCCGTTCAGAGCCACTTCTGCCGTCGGAATAAGCCACAGAGGGTAGTCCTCGTCGTCGAGTTTGAATTGCTGCTGCTCGAATTTGGGAAGCTGTCCCGAACCGTACAGTGTCTCCCTTCTGACCAACAGGGGCGGCATCCACTGGGTGAAGCCGTTTTTGATGTGAATGGAGAGCATGTAGTTGATCAAAGCCCATTCAAGCTGCGCACCGATGCCTCGGTAGGCAGGCCAGCCCGCTCCCGATGCCTTGGCAGCTCTTTCAAAATCAAACAGTTTCAGCTTCTCGTTCAGTTCTAGGTGGTTTTTGAAAGGAAATTCAAATTCTCGTTTTTTGCCATATTCTTTGATGACGACATTTTCTTTGGGGTCTTGGGATATTTTGATGTCATCCATTGGAATGTTGGGAAGGCGCTCGATTTCGCTGATGAAGGCAGCTTCCAAGCTTTTGAGCTCCTCATCTTTAGTGCGGATCTGGTCGCCGATCGCTGAGACTTCATCCATCAGCGCTTTTGTGTCTTCCCCTTTGCGCTTCATCTCGCCGATTTTGGAGGAAAAGTCGTTCCGTTTGGTCTTTAACGCATCGGTCTCAGTCTTAAGATCGCGCACTTTAGCATCGAGGGAGAGAAGAGATGCCAGACTGATGGAGGGTTCTTTGGTTTGCAATTTTTTTTCGATTGTCCCTGCGTTGGCTCTGATTTCTTTTACATCTAGCATATGCTTTCCCATGGGTATTTAAAGTCACGACTGCCTGGGAGGAGCCTCTCCTCCCTCTTCAATGAAGTCCGGTTCGGTTAGAAGAAAACCGCCCTGTTCTTCGTGGAAGAGTATAGGGATTCATATTCATGGGTTCAACTTAAATCAGAAAGAGGTTCTGGAGTCTGCTATTATTATAAATATCTTAATAAAAATTTTATGTGAGTATAAATATAATTTTGTTTTGGTTTGTTTGAGGTGTATAATTGGGAGTGTAAATTGATTGCTTTATTTATTTGTCGTTCTGGAAACCGATGCGGTTTGGGTGAAAAATAGAGCGTCTATTGAATGATCGTTACCCTGATGTGTACCCCTCTGCTTAGAGACTGTTGACGGATTTGGGTTTCGGCGATTTTAGGACTATTTGGACCTCTTTTCGGGAGCAATAGGCGAGAGCTGATATTGCCCCCCAAAAAGGATCGAAAAGTGTTTAAATAGAGCGTCAAACTCACCAGGAACCGAATCCGTTAACAGTCTCTTAGAGAGCTCGGGTCTGCCAAGGAGGGCACTATGGTTCATCAGTATGGGTCAACACCCCCGCAAAGGGTCACACCCCCGAAGGGGGGCGCGCCTGGCGCCAAATCCCTTTTTAACGCGGGCAAATGCTCCATCCAGCAGTTGAACGCCCTTCTCCAGGGGCTCTCTATTCGGGAGAAGAAACAAATGATCGACTCTCTTTCCGCCGAAGAGCTTGAACTTTTGCACGAGCACATCATGCCGGGAATTTCAGACCGGGAGATCACGCGGTTTGCCTTTGACAGGAAGGTTAAGCTGTTGAAGGATAAAGTTTTGGATAAAAATGAAGACGCTCCGCTTAAGCTTGTCGATAAAACGATCGTCCAGAAAGAGAGAGACAGGCTTGTCGAAAAGATCACTCAGCAGGCGCTGAAGACAGTCGCTGACTCCAGGGTTATCGAAGACAAAACGCATAGTGCCGAAAGTGGAAGTAAAGAAATTGCCTCGCAAAGGACGATCGGCAAGTTCGTGCTGTCTCTGCTTAAGAAAATCGGGCGCATGTTTGCCTCTTTAGTCTCTTCCGTCCACTCATTTTTTGACCGGCACGTCTTTTCATTAATGAGAGCAAAGCCTCCCTGGGCGGAGGCAACGGAAGGGATGATCCTTTCCCAAAATTTTCATGATGTGGACATCTCCGACCTATCGAAAATAGGCGAAGACAAATACAAGGAGTGGTCGCAAAAACCGGTGAAGATGATCCATCACCTCCTGGGGATGACGATCGCCGGCACAGTCGTTAAGCAAGAGCCGCCGCCTACAACCAAAGAGGAGGAAAAAGCGAGAAAAGATAACTCTTTCCATCATGGGGGGCAAGGGCTGGTCACGACCCATATCGAGATCGAAACCATCAAACATCTTTTGGAAGAAGGTAACTTAAACGACCAAGAGCTTAGCAAAGTGGAGAGGTATTTGAGGGCCACGGAGAGGAGCTTAGCTCTAAACCAGGCGATGCGCTCTATCCGCGATGTTGATGTCAAAGAAGGGGTGAATGCCCTCGTCATGAAGGAGAACATCGCCAGGATCTCCGATAAGCTCATGTATGAAATAAAAAATCTGCCGGAAGGCGAGCCGATTTTTATTGATATAGGCCATCTCGGCCACGCGATGCGCCTCTCGTTTGAGAAAAAAGACGGGCATATCTTCAGCACTCTCTATGATTCAAGCGGCGCCGCCGATGCCACGGAAGTGTATAACTCCACGTTCGGTATCTTAAAACTGGCCGCGCTCCAGCTGACTCAGGGACTTAGCAAAACAGGAATGCAGGTCAACTTGCCGGAGGGCGCCTTCTATGCCAGAGGGCCGGAGTATCTCCGCTCTCTGCTTCATGTCTCCTCCGAAATGGGGCGCGCTGAACAGAAGCACACCAATAAGCAGATGGCGGGAAAAGGCGGCCCGATGCTGAAGCTGAGGCAGAATATAAACAAATGGCAGAGGACTCTCAGCGTCTTTTCAAGCCTTGCTCCGGAGAGGTTGAATAAATTGGAGATGCTGCAAGAGAAGCAGGTGACGGGCAATTGCTATGCTAAAAGGCTTGCAACAAACCAGATGCATGAGATGGGTAAAGAGTTGCGGAAAAAGCTGGCTCCTCTCCTTCTGGAAAAAGAGTTTGATCTTCTTCTTAAAGTTGCCGTCGATGACAAAAGGATCACAAAAGAGCAAAGGGATCAGATCAAGGCGATGGATAGGCGCGTTATCGGTGAGAGGGAAATGAAGCAAGCGGCCGAGAGGCTGTCCAAGATTGGAGTAGAACCGAAAACATATCAGGATTGGCTCGATATCGGAACCGTCACGTACCACAAAATCGAGAAGGAGAGGGTAATTAAACTTGAGGGAGGAGAATTTGATCGACTCACCCTCCGAGAGATTCGAAAGAAAAATGTATCGACCGGCGACATGAAGGGAGCTTTGCTGATTAACCGATACAATATCTTCAGGCAGAAAAGTCAAAAAGTGGGAATCCATGTCAGGGGAAAGCTGGTAGAGGTCGATAAGAAAACCTACATCAAGATGCTGGAGGCCAATCCTGAGGCGCTGATCAGCAAAGAGGCGACCCGGATGCTGCAGTATCTCACCTATTCCCGCACAATCGGCAAAGAAACGAAGCAAGCGGTTTTGGATCTGCAGCGCAAGCAGATCGTATTAATGAAAGGGGATGCTTCAAAAACTTTAAACGAAAAAATCGGACTTTTGCACAAGCGAATCAAGCCACTTGAACAAGAAGATGTCCGCCTCCAAAAAATGGAAGAGAGCTTCAAGAATGAGATCAGCGAACTGAAGCTGTTGAAGCTGTCGGGGCGGGACAAGAAAAGAAATGAGGAGAGGATCGCAACGCTTGCCGATTACGTTTCATTGATGCATGCGCACAGGTCCAAGCTTTATAGTGCGAAATCGGCAATCGAAGAGCAGGGAAAAAATCTTGGGGATCTCAAAAAGACTCATGAGGAGCTGCAAAAGTGCAAACACTACAAAGAGGTGTCAAGGCTGTATTATTCCATCAAGGAAGGAGCCGATGCAGTTGAAAAGGCGCTGAGAGAGGTTGAAACACAGATCGATGCCGCACACGCTCTCTCCTCAAAGCAAATGGAGAATAAGATTCAGAGTCATATTAGCCGCTCCATACAATCAGAGATGAAAAAATGGGATGATTACCAACTGGTATTTGATCTCTCTAAAGCGGACATGCGTTCTGCCGAGCAGAAAAAGAGTCCTCCCCAACCCGGTTCTGTCACTGAAAAAATACAAACCGCCTCCTCCACCCTCGGTCACGACTTAATCCAAATGTTTGCCAAGGATGCCTTGAAGAAGGCAGAGACGGAAGCGGCTCATACGGTCTTCTCATCAAAAATAAAGGAGGAGAGGTTTTATCCCGGGATGTGGGACTTCCTTCAGCAGGTGAAGAATAATACCCGCGTTGAAGATCTTGCCCGCACTGTTGAAGGCGAAGTCGACAGCTATTTCAAAGAGGCTTATGTGAACACTCTCTTCGAGATATGGACTCAGCATGAACAGGTCGGGTTTTTTATTTCCATGCAGCAGAAGAGTGAGCCTGAGAGAATGATAGAAATCGAAAAGAGGTTCATCCGCTTCTTGGAAGAGAAAACCGGAAAGAAAGCGATCGAGTTCGAATCCGCCGGGTTTTCCCTCGAAGTTGATCCCGGTATGATTGACTCATATTATCCTGAAGATGAACAAATCGATCTGATGGCTAAGCAGCAGAAAGAGTCGGCTCAAAAGATCGGTGACTTTATGATGAGCAAGCTCAAGAAAAAGTCTGTGAAGCCCCCCGAAAAGGCGCCCGTTCCAGAAAAACCTCTCTCCCTGTCCGATATTCAGCATCCTCTCCCTGTCAAAACCGAGATCTTGACCTTTGCGGGGCCTCCTGGGGTGTTTGAGCCGGGGATGGAAAATGAAGGAGCCAATTTTCCGAATACCTTGTCCTTTGCCGAGAAAAATCCTCCGCCAAAACTGCCTCCTTCTGACTCACAAGAGCATGTGAAGGAGTACATCCAAAATAGCAGGAAATATATCACCCTCTTAAGGGAGACGGAGGGTCTCGAAAACAGGAATGAGAGGATCCGCTCCTTTGCCGAAAGCGTTATTCACTCCCTTCATGAAAATCAAGGTGCAGCCGCCGGGAGAGCCGATATCCTCTATTTCAGCCAGGTATTGACCGACGCCATGACAGACCCCGAGTCTCAATTTGATTTAGCCGTTCTTAAAATGGGTAACTTTGAGAGGAGAGCGCTTATCGTCTCCCTTCTTAAGGGTGTGGATATTCTCATGCGGGATGCGCGCAATCGGGGAGAGCCTCTTTTTGTCGCCAAAGACCTTCTTTCGATCGTCAGGCAATGGGAAAGAATCGCTTATCCCCTTCCCAAAGACTTGAGCCTCTCTCTCTCGGAATGGAAAGCGGGTACAGCCTATGCGGTGACAGGGGATCAGCTCTCAAACTATCTTTTGGAAGTGGGTGAGGCCATCAGACGCTCTCCGATTGGTCTTGAAGGGATTGCGGAGGGAAAGCCCGCCCTGCAGGATGCGATCGTTAAATGGGGTTTAGAGCAGCACATCGGAAAGGTGGAAGAGAGACGGATGGCAGATAAGCTGGATTTAAGGGCCGGCCGCGAACTGCTCACAGAAAACATGCTCGATTATTATGGGACGCAAAGTGAAGAATCTCCGTTTTCCAAGGGAAAGCTGGGATCGGTTGAAGGAAGAGAGTTGTTTGAGAGGGCGGCAAATGAGGCGTTCTCCCTCGGATCTATCGAGGACAGGAAGAGTATCATCGCGCTAATCGATTCACTGATAGAGAACGCTCCGGAGGAAGGTGAGACGGCTGGCATTTCAGTTCCGGTAAAAATATTTCTTTTAGAACTTAAACTGTCGCTGGGAGTCGCATCAACCGATGAGATCGTCCGTCTGGAGGGATATTCGGAGAAACTGACGGCAGAGAGCTCTCTGGATGGAACGGAGAGGCTCTTCGGATTTTGCCATCATATCTTTTTGACAACCAAAAAATTGGAGACGCTAAGCGCCAAAGACCCTTCTGACGGAATCCAAAAAAAGCGCCTCTTGGCTGAGATTGCTGTCGCCCACTTGGCTGCCCGTTTGATTTTGAACCAGGCAAACGAAGAGACGACAAAGAGCCTTTATGAAAATAAAGCTATCCGAAGGGAGATGAAACGGGCGCAAGAGTGCGTTGGAACACTCCATCTTGATCTTACCGATTTTGCGAGAAACATTGAAGAGGGCGAGGCTGGAGGCTACCTGCTTGAGGCTCTCAAAAATTACAAGACAGCGAAAAAACTCGATGGCGACCAGATCGAGCCAATGGAAGCCTCAGCAGTGAACGCCGAGGGTTTCATTTACTTGGGAGGAGGCGTTAGCTGGGATCTGTTGCATGGCGCACTTTTTAAAGGCGGTAATGTGATGCAGATGATGAGCGCCAAAATTAAGGAGGACCCCTATGTCCGCCATCTTAAGTTACAGGCGCTTCCCTTCAAAAGGGTAGGATCATCTTATGTCTACTCAGAAAATGGCGTGGGTAAAATCTTTCTTAAGGAGTCGAGTGACGGGAGTGTGGTCATTCAACGAAAGCTCTCCGTCTTCGATAGAGGCGAGCAGATTCTGCAGTATGTGCCACGGGAGAGTCTTGAGGGCTTGAGAGATGTGGTCGTCAACAGGCTCGGCATCAAGGAATTTTGGAGGGATGCAGAGGGCGGGATTTACGGATTTGATAAAGAGCATCAATCGATTTTCAAGATTGATCTCGAAAGTGGGCAATATGTCCTTAAAGATGCCCAGGATTTGACGGCTTGTTCCCTCGGATCATTGCCATCCACACCCTTGATGGACCAGCTCACAAAGTTTATTCCCCATGGGGAAATTCTGCCTTCGACTCAAGGAGACGGCTGTTTCATCCCCGCTTTGGGGATGTATGTAGAGGTCGATGCTGCCGGGGGTGAGTGGAAATTAACGGGAGAGGGCTGGGAACAGATGCGCCTTGTGCCTTCGGAGAAAGGACTTATTATCGAAAAGATCTTGAACGATGAGCAGTTAAAGAAGATTGATCAGTTGAAGGAGCAGGCAAACGGGTACAAGGAGCGGGTGGATGCGCTGCAAAAAAAAGAGCAACGTTCATTTCTGGATAACAATCAGATAGGGAAGTGGAACAGTAAGCATGCCCGGTTGATGAGAGAGGTGGATCATATTCGAGAGAGGCGTCTGATTTTGATCAACCAAGGAGAGGAGGCACCGATCACCTATCAACAATATGATCTGGACCACACCGACGCTGTAAGGCCTAAGTCAACTCTAGGTGCTCTTAGGATTTTGAATGAGGAGGCTATCACCTACAGCCAGATCCTTTCTTTTAAAGAGAGGCTTTTTTTAGACAGGCCTTTTACCGACGAAGAGGAAGCGGTTCTCAGTCAGCTGGCGGATAGACCGGTTGTTGGTAAGTCGGCAGAGGAGTGCCACATCGTGCTTCTTCTGAATTTTGCCCTAATCCAGCAGGGTGTGCTCAAGAGGGAGATGCACCTGCAGGGCAAGGGATTTCCAGTCGATGAGTCGGCGTTTTTGCTCGCCAAGAATAGGGTCGATAATGCCATTGCCCAACTTGCCTTCCTGGGAGTCAATGGAGCGGATAAGGAGCTGACCCTCCTGTGGAACTTCGTTTCATTGAAAACGGAATTTACCGGAAGGGAAAAGGTCGTGCAATTTTTTGAGAAAGAAGCGCTTGGACAGGTAACTTTGCAAAAAGAGATCAGTCTTGTCGAGGCTAAAAAAGAGCTGCCCATACGCGCTCTGCACTTCGATGGAAGGGTAGGTTATGAACTGAAGAGCTCAGGCCGGGTGACTTTGAGCAAAGAGCAGCAAAAATTGATGCGTTCCCTTGACCGGATCGCAGAGGACAATCCTGGCAAAGCCGCCTTCATCGAACAGCAGAAGAGAGGTTTTTACTTTGAAAATTACGGTCTTCTCTCGAGGGCGGAAATCATGAATCTTTTCAAGGTAGAAGAAGAAAAGAAAGGTTTCTGCCGACTGTCTTCGCAAGATGCCGATGCACTTTGGGAGTGGATGCAGTCGGAAAATAAGGATGAGGGGAAGAGGCCTTGGCTTGTCAAACAAGAGGGGTCTGATCTTTTGCGATTCAACGGCCTTGTGAGCCAATTTTTTTCTCAAAACCAGCTTAGAACATTCCTGGGGGAGCGGGGATATTCATCTCATGAAGCAGGCTTGATTGGCGATCGTCTGCAGCAGTACGCCAGGCAAGCGGCGCTAAATGGAGGGGAATACAGGCTTGATGGCGGCGAGGCAAGTGCCAAGGATCTAGCTGACAAGATCAGCGGGCGCATAAGGGATCTTAAGATGGAGAGGCTAAGCTACGAAAGCCGCATCGAATCCGTTTTGAATAACACCAAAGGAAAGATAGACCGCGCCGATCTGATGACAGCTTTCCTTTTGGACGACTACTCTGAGATTGAGGCAGCTTTGGATATTTCCGATAAAGTCAAGGTCCAGTCGACCCTCTATTCCCTGCGCAACTGCATTGCCAAAACCCTTTATTTAAAGACAGAGGAAGATGTTTTAAATGATTCCAAATCCGCGCTAGCTGCAGGAAATTTAAAGAGGGCTTTGACGCTGCTTCATACAAGAAGGGGCTACGACTTAGAGAAGCTGGAAAAGAGAAAAGGAGATGATCTTTTGCAAGGCGAGGCTTTAAGGCACCGCAAGCAGGAAATGAAGATCCAGAGAGCTTTTCTTCTTTTTGAGAGCCAATTCGGCCATCGGCTCAATTTTCAGCAGGTAAGCGTTTTTAACGGACTTCTTCTCGATGACCGGCTCGATCCCGATAAAATCGATGCAGTGCAGGCCAGGATGGGCTTTGGAAAATCGACGCTGATGCCCCTGATCGCTCTGATCCGCGCCGACGGCGATACATTGGTTAAGCTTGTCGTACCTAAATCCCAATGGGAAACAAACACCGGAGAGCTCTCTTCCTTTTTATCTCAGGCGCTTGCCAAAAGAGCGTATAAGGATGATTTCAAACGGTATCAGATACCGATGGAGACGACATCGAAGGAGGGGATCAATCCCAGGATGGAAACTCTTCTGGAGGCAGGAGCGGATTTGAAGCTGCGGATGGAAAAATATCGCTCCCTGATGCGGCATAAGCATATTGTGGTCCATGCTCCCCACGTCAGAAACAGCATGGAGGCTCAGCTGAAAATATTTTTGCATATGCTGTCAAAAGCAGACGATCCAGAAGAGATAAGCGCATTGACCGACTGCATCCGCACGATGAATGCAATTCGTGCCCTTCCTTCTTTTACAGCCTTTGATGAGCTTGATGCCACTCAAGACTCCGAGAGTACCGATGTCAACTTCACAACGGGGCAGAAACAGTCGATAACCCCTGATGCCGTTTCCGTGATAGAAATGGTTCTGCAGACCATATCCGAAGGAAAGGAGGGGGG
The DNA window shown above is from Estrella lausannensis and carries:
- the serS gene encoding serine--tRNA ligase, which gives rise to MLDVKEIRANAGTIEKKLQTKEPSISLASLLSLDAKVRDLKTETDALKTKRNDFSSKIGEMKRKGEDTKALMDEVSAIGDQIRTKDEELKSLEAAFISEIERLPNIPMDDIKISQDPKENVVIKEYGKKREFEFPFKNHLELNEKLKLFDFERAAKASGAGWPAYRGIGAQLEWALINYMLSIHIKNGFTQWMPPLLVRRETLYGSGQLPKFEQQQFKLDDEDYPLWLIPTAEVALNGLHQDEILKEEELPLRYAAYTPCFRREAGAAGKQERGLIRTHQFNKVEMFCFSKPEDSPALFESMVQSAEEILQGLKLHYRNTLLVTGDMSFASAKTIDVEVWLPGQDRYYEVSSISNCTDYQARRSNIRFRRGKDKPEFVHTLNGSGLATSRLMVALLENNQNSDGSVTVPEVLRSYLGGLEVIRPVQGSDA
- the mnmH gene encoding tRNA 2-selenouridine(34) synthase MnmH, with product MIPLDPASFLKVKAPLADVRSPLEFLSGHIRGAHNIPLFSDAERSAVGTLYKQAGMRAAFHLGLSFVGPKLSGMIQELEALTKGGGLKLYCFRGGMRSGSVADLVARLGIEVFTLKGGYKAYRRFCRNLLETPFRLIVVGGKTGSGKTDFLQALKQRGEQVLDLEEIASHRGSVFGHIRMGISPTQEQFENYLAENLFLFDREKPIWIEDESRMIGPLKIPDTLYDQMQKSPLFALERDIEERIDRLLAAYSPISTEQFEEAVLRIQKKLGGLKTRTIIELAMKDRWREAVLLLLDYYDRSYAKCLRAKNPVMLQVDGESSDFEDAISKAQAFYPESVAKFGFIQERAPQE
- a CDS encoding M18 family aminopeptidase, encoding MKDALFRFLDEGKSPWHVADKIKKALTAENYIPLNLADSFTVSYGGRYFVEKGGTVIAFKLPEKEPARLLFAACHVDSPTLKLKPKPSFSKGSNALIAAEIYGSPVLSSFLNREFGVAGKVYYDQDGIITSKLIDLSDYPLIIPHLAIHLDRECNEKGFGLNPENHLYLLASASLGDQFNLLESISKIFSLPPILSHDLVIYPLERARLIGFDHDLFASARIDNLGSAFSLLTGFTKGVPESESLGMAIFWNHEEIGSETAEGAGSTLFVEILERIRLSLSLSSDWVSRLRHSTFGLSIDEAHATHPNFPEKHDMRHGVRLGGGVVIKYNAKMRYATSGNLAAHIKRMCLTSGIPFQEFVSRNDIPCGSTIGPVQAAASGFELIDLGCPQLSMHGAREVGSLIDHAHLVNLVSRYFS